In Aegilops tauschii subsp. strangulata cultivar AL8/78 chromosome 3, Aet v6.0, whole genome shotgun sequence, one genomic interval encodes:
- the LOC109740045 gene encoding glycogen synthase kinase-3 homolog MsK-3: MASVGVAPSGHKNSSGTSMGAEKLPDQMNDLKIRDDKEVEATIINGKGTETGHIIVTTTGGKNGQPKQTVSYMAERIVGQGSFGIVFQAKCLETGETVAIKKVLQDKRYKNRELQTMRLLDHPNVVALKHCFFSTTEKDELYLNLVLEYVPETVHRVVKHYNKMNQRMPLIYVKLYTYQICRALAYIHGSIGVCHRDIKPQNLLVNPHTHQLKLCDFGSAKVLVKGEPNISYICSRYYRAPELIFGATEYTTAIDIWSAGCVLAELMLGQPLFPGESGVDQLVEIIKVLGTPTREEIKCMNPNYTEFKFPQIKAHPWHKVFHKRMPPEAVDLVSRLLQYSPNLRCTAVEALVHPFFDELRDPGTRLPNGRFLPPLFNFKPNELKGIPADVAAKLIPEHARKQGSHA, from the exons ATGGCTTCAGTAGGCGTTGCTCCCTCTGGGCACAAGAACAGCAGCGGCACCAGCATGGGTGCTGAGAAGCTACCAGATCAGATGAACGATTTGAAGATAAGAGATGATAAG GAAGTGGAAGCTACTATTATTAATGGCAAGGGAACAGAGACTGGACACATAATTGTCACAACTACTGGTGGCAAAAATGGGCAGCCGAAACAG ACCGTGAGCTACATGGCTGAGCGGATTGTTGGTCAAGGTTCATTTGGTATTGTATTCCAG GCTAAATGTTTGGAGACAGGGGAAACTGTTGCCATTAAGAAGGTCCTTCAGGATAAGCGCTACAAGAACCGTGAGCTACAGACCATGCGCCTGCTTGACCACCCAAATGTTGTAGCTCTGAAGCATTGTTTCTTTTCTACAACTGAGAAGGATGAACTGTATCTAAACTTGGTTCTTGAGTATGTGCCTGAGACTGTCCATCGTGTTGTCAAGCATTACAACAAGATGAACCAGCGCATGCCACTAATCTATGTGAAGCTGTATACATACCAG ATATGTAGGGCTCTGGCTTACATTCATGGCAGCATTGGAGTTTGCCACAGGGATATCAAGCCACAAAATCTTCTG GTAAACCCACATACCCACCAGCTGAAACTGTGTGACTTTGGGAGTGCAAAAGTTCTTGTTAAGGGAGAACCGAACATATCATACATTTGCTCCCGATACTATAGGGCTCCAGAGCTCATATTTGGTGCTACTGAGTACACTACAGCCATTGACATTTGGTCCGCTGGATGTGTTCTTGCTGAGCTTATGCTAGGGCAG CCTCTGTTTCCTGGTGAAAGTGGTGTGGACCAGCTTGTTGAAATCATCAAG GTCCTTGGTACCCCTACAAGGGAAGAAATTAAATGCATGAACCCCAATTATACGGAGTTCAAATTCCCACAGATTAAAGCACACCCATGGCACAAG GTATTCCATAAAAGGATGCCACCTGAAGCTGTCGATCTAGTCTCTCGGCTCCTCCAGTACTCGCCCAACCTAAGATGCACTGCT GTGGAGGCACTTGTTCACCCCTTCTTTGATGAGCTTCGGGACCCGGGTACCCGCCTTCCGAATGGCCGCTTTCTGCCTCCTCTTTTCAACTTCAAGCCTAACG AACTGAAAGGAATCCCAGCGGATGTTGCGGCGAAATTGATCCCAGAGCATGCGAGAAAGCAGGGCTCCCATGCGTGA